ATAGATCTTGCCCTCGTCGCGCTGCTGGAAGTAGGGCGTCTTCTGGTATTCCCGGTAGTAAGCCAGGGATTTTTTCTTGTTGGCCAGGGGCCAGGGCAATACGGCCCAAAAGCGGCCCAGGGCTAGGATGCTGCCGGCGTCTTCGTACATCTTGTCCAGTTCGTAGGCCTTTTCGAAACTACTCTGGGTTTTGTCCTTCAATCCTTCTTTTAACGCCGTCAAGATGCCGGTGCCGTCGGAGTAGATTCCCACGCTTAGCCCGTAATAGTAGTGGCCGGCCGGATGGTCGGGATTGATTTCCCGGGCTTTGGCGGCGTACTGCATGCCTTTTTTGCCGTACTCCTTGCAGATTTCCTTCCAACCTTCTATTTCCTGCTTTTTGGCCATCTCGCCATATTCGCGGTAGGCGCGGGCGCACTTCCAGTTGAGATCGAAATCGCCGGGGGCGGCTTCCAGCAATTGTTCGTAAATAGCGATGGTTTTGCCGAAATTGTCCAAACCACCCTGTTCGTGCAACGCGTCTGCTTCGGCTACGGTGCCGGCTGTTACCGAAAAGGGAATCGACAGAACTGTCAGCACCAAAAAAATGGTTCCTATGTGTTTGTTTTTCATATCAATCTCCTATCCAATCTCTCACACCTTGTATCCCAAGTTTTGCTTCTCACATCACTCTACAAGTTCCACATCCATCCTGATAAATTCGATTCCTGGCCCCCGAATAGCCAAGGTGTGGAGCTTCGACGAGGCATCCCAAACAAGCTTGGCCCCCTTGACGCCGCCGACCAGCCAGTTGTCGTCCTCCTGATCGTCAACGGTAACAAACCAGATGCCTTGTTTCATGGCTAAGCAAGCGATGTGTTTAGAGTCGGGGCTGAAGGAAGGAATCGCCAAACCGTCATAGGCCTTGCCCTCTGAGCCGTTGACCACCAAGTGCCATTTTTCACCACGCTTTGCCATGTATGCCACCCTTTGGGAATCGGGGCTGAACTGGGGGATTGTTATCATGTCGAAGGCCGCACTTTTCACACCGTCCCGGACGGTAAACCACTTGCCCTCGGTGCGGGCCGTGTAAAGCATATGTTGGCTGTCAGGGCTGTAGATAGGTACGGTCACCGCCTCGTAAACAGGGGTCTTTTTGCCGTCGACTACCAAAAATTCCCGTTCATCATCCTTGGCAGTGTAAGTCACATGTTTACTGTCGGGGCTGCAGGATAGATAACCGACGTTCCCGTAAAACTCCCCATGGGTGCCATCTATCACCATGGTCACTTTCTTGTTTTTCAGCCCCATATAGGCCAGACGTTTGGAATCGTGGCTGAACATGGGCGGGCCTATGCCATCGAAAAGCGGGCCGTGCTGTGAACCCTCGATCATTTTGCAGCCTTCGGCGGTTTTGACGGAATAAACGAAGCGCGAGCCGTCTGTACTGAAGCCATAGACACCCGTGGCCTCAAAGGGCGCCTGGGGAGAGCCGTCCAGGACGATGCGCCAGGTATCTCCCTCCTTGGCGGCGTAAGCCAGGCGACTGCCGTCCGGGCTGAACTTCGGCGGCGAGATCGCATCGTACAGTGGGCCGGCCTTGCCGTTGACCACCAATTGCATTTTTTTCTTTTTAAGGGCAACATAAGCCATCTTGTCGGCTGTTCGGTTGAACACAGGGCTGTTCAGCTTTTGGACGATACCGTCGTAATAAGTACCTTTTTTGCCGTCTACGACCACGGCTTGTTTGTCTTCTTCCTGGCCGATAAAGGCTACACGAGAACCTTCGGTACTGAATACCGGTACTGACACAGCATCGAATCCGGCGCTTTTCCTGCCGTCGATAACAACGTACCACCGGAGGCCATCTTTTGCCGTATAGGCGATACGGCTGCCGTCGGGGTTGAAGATTGGTGTGTCCTTGCCCACGGCGTTAAACCCAGGTCCAATCTGGTCGCCCTCAACAATGTGGAAGTGGGTGTCTTTTTGGACTACATAGGCGATTCGAGAGACGTTCGTGTCAATGATCACGGACTTGGGGAAAAAACGGGCATCGGCCGGGGGCCTGCCCAGTGAGGAGATGGTGGTTTGCAGCCGGATGGCACCAAGCACCGGCAGGGAGTACAGCAGGGGTGTTATTAAAACCATCAACAGGATCAATACAGTCGTAACCTTCATTAACGCCAATCCTTTTTGATTTAAGATCGAATTCATGCATAAGTCGGGGAGAGAGCGTTTCATAGCACAGGATTTCTTATCACGGCAAGTTCGCTGAAGGCAGAGCTGGTCCTCTTACCGAACGAACAAATCGGGGAAAAGGATGGCTAAAACAGAGGGGTGCCGGGTGTCCGTTTGGAAAACTTGAGGGCTTTGAATCGTGGATCTGTCGGGGCACGTTGTCGCCTTTGGAAAAAAAACCAATGTTCATGGTATCAGCATCACCGAAAGCCGGTGCACTTGTAGCCCGTCGATGGCCGCCGGGCCGAATGACTGGCCACCGAAGTCGATATCTTCGATACGCAGGCTGCCTTGCATGGGCAGGCTCAGAGTAACCAACGTCAGGCCGGTGTCTGAATCCGTCCCTACTTCGAAAGCTGCCGGGTTGTCGTTCTCCAGGTCTCCTATGTTAAACTGGCCGTCGAATTCCCATAGGGTGGGGTCCGTAGGGTCGCCCGTTGCTGTTGCGGCCAGATGAATGCCCGCAAACGTGAGAGCCTGGGCGGTGTCATTGTATGTGTAGGAAATGCAGTCCAGGTCGATTTGGGTGGCCAGATCCCACAGGGCCGACTGGCTACCGTCGGTGGGAGCGCCGATACGAAGGGTGGACGGCTGCTGGGTGACGTTGTCGATGTCCAAGCTTCCGATGTCCAGGCTGCAAAACACCAACGAGTCGGCATGGTAGTATCGCGGCTCAACATGGGTGGAAAATTCGGTCACCAAAAGGGTCTGGCCTGTGTCACTGGTGGTGATATCGATAGTAACAGGGTCGTCCCAGGGCGTTTTGACGGAAAAATAGTCGTCCGTTCCGTTGGTGATGGCAAACCCCTGCAACTCGATCCACTCGGCCGGATCCGAGTCGGTGTCGGAGACCTGAAGGCTGTTAGCAGTGAATTGCACGGTGGTGTCCATCCAGATGGTAATGCCGGATTGAGCGGTGACCTGTGCCATCTGGGTGTCGCCCAGAGCTTGCATTTCGGCCTGGGGAGCCGACGGCATCCAAAGGCTCAGCAACGTCATGTAGACGACGGCGGCAAGGAATGGGAGCTGTTTGGGTCGGGTTCGCTTGGTTGGCACGTCAGGGTCGCCTTTTGTCCGGATAGGGAAGTTCCCGGCACGGTTTGAAACCGTGCCGGGAAATGGGCTTTAGTAGCGGCACAGCCGTTACAGCCGTGCATTGCCGGTATTAATGGGCGAAAATGTCGACCCAGCCATTGACGGTGGCGACGACGTCGGCAACGTAGAAGTCGCCCAGGGTGCCTTCGCCAAGCGCGGCGGAAGAGCCGACCTGCACTTCACCCACCATTTCATCGAGTGTGATCGTTACTGCATCCAGACCGATGTGGACGAAGGAACTGCTGACACCACTAGGATTGTAAGCCAGCCAGATCGCGTAGAGGTTGGCGACATCCAGCGCGTCCATATCTGCGAGATTCGTCAGCACATCGAAGGTTACCGTTCCGGAAACCGTCAGTTCGGTCATTTCCAGGCCGGCTAGTCCCACGTAAC
This window of the uncultured Desulfosarcina sp. genome carries:
- a CDS encoding DUF6160 family protein, yielding MPTKRTRPKQLPFLAAVVYMTLLSLWMPSAPQAEMQALGDTQMAQVTAQSGITIWMDTTVQFTANSLQVSDTDSDPAEWIELQGFAITNGTDDYFSVKTPWDDPVTIDITTSDTGQTLLVTEFSTHVEPRYYHADSLVFCSLDIGSLDIDNVTQQPSTLRIGAPTDGSQSALWDLATQIDLDCISYTYNDTAQALTFAGIHLAATATGDPTDPTLWEFDGQFNIGDLENDNPAAFEVGTDSDTGLTLVTLSLPMQGSLRIEDIDFGGQSFGPAAIDGLQVHRLSVMLIP